One window of Rhodopirellula bahusiensis genomic DNA carries:
- a CDS encoding BBP7 family outer membrane beta-barrel protein produces METKKTTKWKLLALAAMLSAGSASAADQGNSNINQYYTGAAPVTAEEGEIVYDDVDYSADNMAASFYGDEAQSLQPVAFVGDHQGSSVPTPAPMMNDPYAMSTGSGCSTGDCGNSSYEMASSCGSACGGSCGECSKRPRRKMLQKTDMWMTAEALLWFTQARSTTPLITQNAAGAAPERDIAGTTSVFGGDEAIGGDLSAGFRLDFGKNLSDDFGVGGRFWWLSESSEDASSGGIVDGTANSFGRPFYDTNIPSENSILIANTGVAGSDDFEGSFTAESSLDIYAAEAYARMKMLSGSGFRTDLIGGFSHFGIDDTLSVNSTSIQTTAAIGGLIGDQTDISDLIETENRFFGGQIGFESQINRGKWSFKTLTKVHLGNMEQIYRGSGVRTFTTGGVPTDSTNGGVLAMGDTFNTTALDEDKFTFAPEANVKLAYQFRPNVSMSVGYSFIYWDDVLLAGDNINNVYNGDAITTPPAALAQPASERKDSSLYTHGIDLGCVIDF; encoded by the coding sequence ATGGAAACGAAAAAAACGACGAAATGGAAGTTGCTCGCTTTGGCAGCCATGCTGTCAGCAGGATCCGCCTCGGCGGCGGATCAAGGCAACTCGAACATCAATCAGTACTACACCGGTGCTGCACCTGTGACCGCAGAAGAAGGCGAGATCGTTTATGACGATGTCGACTATTCCGCGGACAACATGGCGGCATCGTTCTACGGCGACGAAGCTCAATCGCTTCAGCCAGTGGCCTTCGTGGGCGATCATCAAGGAAGCAGCGTTCCAACGCCTGCCCCAATGATGAATGATCCCTATGCGATGAGCACCGGCAGCGGATGCAGCACTGGCGATTGCGGCAACAGCAGCTATGAAATGGCCAGCAGTTGCGGATCGGCTTGCGGCGGAAGCTGTGGCGAATGCAGCAAGCGACCTCGTCGCAAAATGCTGCAAAAGACCGACATGTGGATGACGGCAGAAGCTTTGCTTTGGTTCACCCAAGCTCGCTCGACCACGCCGTTGATCACTCAAAACGCGGCTGGTGCGGCTCCTGAACGTGATATCGCTGGAACAACCAGCGTGTTCGGTGGTGACGAAGCGATCGGTGGCGACTTGTCGGCCGGATTCCGTCTCGACTTCGGAAAAAACCTGAGTGACGACTTCGGCGTCGGCGGCCGCTTCTGGTGGCTCAGTGAGAGCAGCGAAGACGCCAGCTCGGGTGGAATCGTTGACGGTACAGCCAACTCGTTTGGTCGCCCGTTCTACGACACCAACATCCCGTCGGAAAACAGTATTCTGATTGCGAACACCGGAGTCGCCGGTAGCGATGACTTCGAAGGCTCGTTCACAGCCGAGAGCTCGCTCGATATCTATGCTGCGGAAGCCTACGCTCGCATGAAAATGCTCAGCGGTTCAGGATTCCGCACCGATCTGATCGGTGGTTTCTCGCACTTCGGTATCGACGACACGTTGAGTGTCAACAGCACCAGCATCCAAACAACGGCTGCCATCGGTGGCCTCATCGGCGACCAAACTGACATCAGTGACTTGATCGAAACCGAGAACCGATTCTTCGGTGGTCAAATCGGTTTCGAAAGTCAGATCAACCGTGGCAAGTGGTCTTTCAAAACGTTGACCAAGGTTCACTTGGGCAACATGGAACAAATCTACCGTGGCTCGGGCGTGCGAACGTTCACCACCGGTGGCGTTCCAACCGATTCGACCAATGGCGGTGTGCTCGCTATGGGCGACACGTTCAACACGACGGCACTGGACGAAGACAAGTTCACCTTCGCACCCGAAGCAAACGTGAAGCTGGCTTACCAGTTCCGTCCCAACGTTTCGATGTCCGTTGGCTACAGCTTCATCTACTGGGATGACGTTTTGCTGGCCGGCGACAACATCAACAATGTTTACAATGGTGACGCAATCACAACACCACCAGCAGCCTTGGCTCAACCAGCCTCGGAACGCAAGGACAGTTCCTTGTACACCCACGGCATCGACTTGGGCTGTGTCATCGACTTCTAA
- a CDS encoding preprotein translocase subunit SecA, translating into MSESSARETTNPNESVESGTQVGDSAYQQPEPDPNWSPPDPVLSEATLLDPLAPNEPLEEADADAAATKQAVARRSSDPSANKKKWTKASNWRPRMVRWQRQLARVNAFEDTLQSEDDVTLRKRSLALRYRAMAGEKLGELLPEAYALCREAGRRSLSMRHYDVQILGGIALFEGHITEMQTGEGKTLTATLPLYLHSLVGKGAHLATVNDYLAKRDAEWMMPLFEMLGVSVGIIQTEDDQGGRRKSYGAAITYGTAKEFGFDFLRDRLLLRAQNRMQTEMLGSGEGGFSDSGDQVVMRGMHFCLVDEADSILIDEARTPLIIGSIEDTVRDQIIETYKWAADNAPLFEIDEHFEIDDETKRYELTARGRSKVRALPKSDLVRTMGLVDMYEYIERSIKTHREFLLDRQYVIRPSEKDPNVDEIVIVDEFTGRLAEGRKWRDGIHQSIEAKEGVEISVPTGQAARITVQDLFLRYPHLAGMTGTAATSAGELRKIYRTPVVRVPTNRPPQRVQLPSRVFGTLNSKFEAIAKEVEEIHATGRPVLVGTRSIDKSVLLSKLLDDLGIEHEVLNANNVEREADIVADAGGQGKVTVATNMAGRGTDIKLSNDVEQIGGMHVICTELHDAARIDRQLIGRCGRQGDRGSYRQYLSLDDDILKGGYGAIKYEKLKKRGEATSGSVDRLAAMFHKAQRKVERRHFRDRMVLMHHEKERKKMQREIGQDPYLDTPD; encoded by the coding sequence ATGTCCGAATCTTCCGCTCGCGAAACGACCAACCCAAACGAATCGGTTGAATCTGGTACCCAGGTAGGTGATTCCGCTTATCAGCAACCCGAACCGGATCCAAATTGGAGTCCGCCGGATCCCGTTCTTTCGGAAGCCACTCTGCTCGACCCATTGGCACCGAACGAGCCGTTGGAAGAGGCGGACGCTGATGCAGCCGCTACAAAGCAGGCGGTTGCACGCCGATCCAGCGACCCTTCGGCCAACAAGAAGAAATGGACCAAGGCGTCGAATTGGCGACCGCGAATGGTCCGATGGCAGCGCCAGTTGGCTCGCGTCAACGCTTTCGAAGACACGCTGCAATCGGAAGACGACGTCACATTGCGAAAACGCAGTTTGGCTCTTCGTTACCGCGCGATGGCGGGCGAAAAACTCGGCGAGTTGCTACCGGAGGCCTACGCGCTGTGTCGCGAAGCTGGCCGGCGAAGTCTGTCGATGCGTCACTACGACGTTCAGATCCTCGGTGGCATCGCATTGTTCGAAGGCCACATCACCGAAATGCAAACCGGGGAAGGCAAAACGCTGACCGCGACGCTGCCGCTTTACCTGCACAGTTTGGTCGGCAAAGGAGCTCACCTGGCGACGGTCAATGATTACTTGGCCAAGCGGGATGCCGAGTGGATGATGCCGCTGTTTGAGATGCTGGGGGTTTCTGTCGGGATCATTCAAACGGAAGACGACCAGGGCGGGCGTCGGAAGAGCTACGGTGCCGCGATCACCTATGGCACGGCGAAGGAATTTGGTTTCGACTTCTTGCGTGACCGTCTGCTGCTGCGAGCCCAGAACCGAATGCAAACAGAAATGCTGGGCAGCGGTGAGGGTGGCTTCAGCGATTCAGGCGACCAAGTCGTGATGCGAGGCATGCACTTCTGTTTGGTCGATGAGGCGGACAGCATTCTGATTGACGAAGCTCGTACGCCGCTGATCATCGGCAGCATCGAAGACACTGTTCGCGATCAGATCATCGAAACGTACAAATGGGCAGCGGACAACGCGCCGCTGTTCGAAATTGACGAACACTTCGAAATCGATGATGAAACCAAACGCTACGAATTGACCGCACGAGGCCGCAGCAAGGTCCGCGCGTTGCCAAAGAGCGACTTGGTTCGCACGATGGGCTTGGTCGACATGTACGAATACATCGAACGGTCGATCAAAACGCACCGCGAATTCTTATTGGATCGCCAGTACGTGATTCGTCCGAGCGAGAAGGATCCGAATGTGGACGAGATCGTCATCGTTGACGAGTTCACGGGCCGATTGGCCGAAGGCCGTAAGTGGCGTGATGGGATCCACCAGTCCATCGAAGCCAAGGAAGGTGTCGAAATCAGCGTGCCAACCGGTCAGGCGGCTCGAATCACCGTTCAAGATTTGTTTCTGCGTTACCCGCACCTGGCAGGGATGACCGGTACGGCGGCAACCAGTGCTGGCGAGCTACGCAAGATCTATCGCACCCCGGTCGTTCGCGTTCCGACCAACCGGCCTCCCCAACGAGTCCAGTTGCCATCCCGCGTGTTTGGAACGCTCAATTCCAAGTTCGAAGCGATCGCGAAGGAGGTCGAAGAGATTCACGCGACCGGGCGACCGGTTTTGGTGGGAACACGCTCGATCGACAAAAGCGTTTTGCTTTCGAAGTTGTTGGATGATCTCGGCATCGAACACGAAGTCTTGAACGCGAACAACGTCGAACGGGAAGCGGACATCGTCGCGGATGCGGGTGGCCAGGGCAAAGTGACCGTCGCGACCAATATGGCTGGTCGAGGTACTGACATCAAACTTTCCAATGACGTCGAACAGATCGGCGGGATGCACGTGATTTGCACCGAGTTGCATGATGCGGCACGGATTGACCGGCAGTTGATCGGGCGTTGCGGTCGCCAAGGTGACCGCGGTTCGTATCGCCAATATCTGTCGCTGGACGATGACATTCTGAAAGGTGGCTACGGGGCGATCAAATACGAGAAGCTGAAGAAACGCGGTGAAGCGACCAGCGGCAGCGTCGATCGCTTGGCGGCGATGTTCCACAAGGCTCAACGGAAAGTCGAGCGTCGTCACTTCCGTGATCGAATGGTGTTGATGCACCACGAGAAAGAACGCAAGAAGATGCAGCGTGAAATCGGGCAGGATCCATACCTGGATACGCCGGACTGA
- a CDS encoding TIGR00282 family metallophosphoesterase yields the protein MRFLFLGDVVGKPGYSGVLARTEELRKKHRLDAVVINAENAADGAGLMPRQYRRLIEAGVDVMTMGDHIYRRKEIIPILQSSQRIVRPANYPESSSGRTWTVVQTPGGRLGVISLLGRVFMRPVDCPFTAVDTALNEMAAENPRCILVDVHAEATSDKQVLGRYLDGRVTAVLGTHTHVPTADSCLLPGGTAFQCDVGMSGPYDSIIGRDIKRVTNATISFEPSHFHVATRDVRLCGAIIEADADGKAISIERFEDRIETQ from the coding sequence GTGCGTTTTTTGTTTCTCGGCGATGTCGTAGGCAAACCCGGCTACTCCGGCGTGCTTGCGCGGACCGAGGAACTTCGCAAAAAACACCGTCTCGATGCGGTGGTCATCAACGCTGAGAACGCAGCCGATGGCGCGGGGTTGATGCCTCGCCAGTACCGACGGCTGATCGAAGCGGGCGTGGACGTGATGACGATGGGCGACCACATCTATCGCCGCAAAGAGATCATCCCGATCCTTCAGTCCAGCCAACGGATTGTCCGTCCGGCCAACTACCCGGAGAGTTCTTCCGGACGAACCTGGACCGTCGTTCAGACACCCGGCGGCAGGCTTGGTGTGATTTCATTGCTCGGACGAGTCTTCATGCGTCCGGTCGATTGCCCGTTTACAGCGGTCGACACGGCACTCAATGAAATGGCCGCTGAGAACCCACGTTGCATCTTGGTCGATGTGCACGCGGAAGCGACGAGCGACAAACAAGTCCTGGGTCGCTATCTGGACGGACGGGTGACCGCGGTGCTTGGAACGCACACACACGTGCCGACCGCCGACAGCTGCCTTTTGCCGGGCGGAACCGCGTTTCAGTGCGACGTCGGAATGAGCGGTCCGTACGACAGCATCATCGGACGTGACATCAAACGCGTGACCAACGCAACGATCAGCTTTGAGCCCAGTCACTTTCACGTGGCGACGAGAGACGTCCGGTTGTGCGGCGCGATCATCGAAGCCGACGCCGACGGCAAAGCGATTTCAATCGAACGCTTCGAAGACCGCATCGAAACGCAATGA
- a CDS encoding 30S ribosomal protein S1 yields the protein MSSGEPSTDATAETPTSDAPTPEASAAAPASQESAPAESASPAPAEPAKPSSPKPAGQKKNKAPLPRIGGGPLAARGLGVAKPVSPAAVSTDQLEGGKVKHKGKRGGKPGEGKSGGKDAPLPRLAGEKQRDKSEKPYVPQQKKTAVPNVRDQLSDDLQAELDATLAEADLDTILGGNAGLPDRREPLGEGARVHAQVLKIHQDNVFVSLGGPDEGTVAFEQFTDEEPTPGQSIEVIVRGINSEDGLYSCSLPGKATEVSDWDDIDEGSVVEATITGHNNGGLECKVGSVRGFMPISQISEYRVEDCSEFVDQKMVCLVTEANARRGNLVLSRRAILEREREVKRQEQLEKIEPGDILEGVVRSVRDFGAFVDVGGLDGLIHVSKLSWERIKHPSEVIEEGQNVKVRVDKIDKQSGKMSLTYRDLLENPWDTAESMFAVGSVHKGEVTRTAEFGAFVRLTAGVEGLCHISELATHRVSRVSSVVNVGDEVDVKIMSFDRDSQKVGLSIKAAHAKPAAEGEKVEEVDEPPRELAVKASHSGPLKGGNDRPSGGEKFGLRW from the coding sequence ATGAGCAGCGGCGAACCATCCACCGACGCAACGGCCGAAACCCCAACTTCGGACGCCCCCACCCCGGAAGCCTCGGCTGCGGCCCCTGCCTCGCAAGAATCGGCTCCGGCTGAATCGGCGTCGCCGGCCCCCGCGGAACCAGCCAAACCGAGCAGCCCCAAACCAGCCGGGCAAAAGAAAAACAAGGCTCCCCTGCCGCGAATCGGCGGCGGTCCCTTGGCGGCTCGCGGATTGGGAGTTGCCAAACCGGTTTCTCCCGCAGCGGTCTCGACCGACCAGCTCGAAGGTGGCAAGGTCAAGCACAAAGGGAAACGCGGCGGCAAACCCGGCGAAGGCAAATCGGGCGGCAAAGACGCTCCGTTGCCACGTTTGGCGGGTGAAAAGCAACGTGACAAAAGCGAAAAGCCTTACGTGCCGCAACAAAAGAAAACGGCGGTCCCCAACGTTCGCGATCAACTGAGCGACGACCTACAAGCGGAACTCGACGCCACATTGGCGGAAGCCGATTTGGACACGATCCTTGGCGGCAACGCCGGACTGCCCGACCGCCGCGAACCGCTGGGTGAAGGTGCTCGCGTTCACGCTCAAGTGCTGAAGATCCATCAAGACAACGTGTTCGTTAGCTTGGGCGGCCCCGACGAAGGCACAGTCGCTTTCGAACAATTCACCGACGAAGAACCAACCCCCGGTCAATCGATCGAAGTCATCGTTCGCGGCATCAACTCCGAGGACGGCTTGTATTCGTGCAGCCTGCCCGGCAAAGCGACCGAAGTCTCGGATTGGGACGACATCGACGAAGGCAGCGTGGTCGAAGCCACGATCACCGGCCACAACAACGGCGGCTTGGAATGCAAAGTCGGCAGCGTTCGCGGGTTCATGCCGATCAGCCAAATCTCGGAATACCGAGTTGAAGACTGCAGCGAATTTGTCGACCAGAAAATGGTTTGCTTGGTCACCGAAGCCAACGCTCGCCGCGGCAACCTGGTTCTTTCGCGTCGTGCGATCCTGGAACGAGAACGCGAAGTCAAACGCCAAGAACAACTCGAAAAAATCGAACCCGGCGACATCCTCGAAGGTGTCGTCCGCAGCGTTCGCGACTTTGGTGCATTCGTCGACGTCGGTGGACTCGATGGCCTGATCCACGTCAGCAAACTCAGCTGGGAACGAATCAAGCATCCGAGCGAAGTCATCGAAGAAGGCCAGAACGTCAAGGTTCGCGTCGACAAGATCGACAAGCAATCTGGCAAGATGTCGCTGACCTATCGTGACTTGCTGGAAAACCCATGGGACACCGCCGAGTCCATGTTCGCGGTTGGTTCGGTGCACAAGGGCGAAGTCACACGGACCGCTGAATTCGGTGCGTTCGTGCGATTGACCGCGGGTGTCGAAGGACTCTGCCACATCAGCGAATTGGCAACGCACCGCGTTTCGCGCGTCAGCTCGGTCGTCAACGTTGGTGACGAAGTCGACGTGAAAATCATGAGCTTCGATCGTGACTCGCAAAAGGTCGGTTTGTCGATCAAAGCCGCTCACGCCAAACCGGCTGCCGAGGGTGAAAAGGTCGAAGAAGTCGACGAGCCACCACGCGAATTGGCGGTCAAAGCGTCGCACTCCGGGCCTCTCAAGGGCGGCAATGACCGTCCGAGCGGCGGCGAGAAATTCGGCCTCCGCTGGTAA
- a CDS encoding acyl-CoA desaturase: MSTSEAPAPTEAAKRDKLVFDESNDFGSGAVPTEAMAVGESGIDPQRLPRPEETQPLRIMWQYVIVLSLVHLVALAAFVPAWFSYLFTWSGLIAGIAGHFIFGMFGITIGYHRLLTHRGFKCPKWMEHTLAILGMCNLQDSPARWVAIHRMHHQHSDHQPDPHSPLVNFLWGHMGWVVCRHKDLDKTSHYERYVRDLLRDRFYLKLERKDGWFFVFVFHAIVISLIGGVVGYAVSGGDWAVSYRYLLSWTVWAVAMRTVFVLHGTWSVNSLSHVFGYRNYETRDHSTNNWLVALISHGEGWHNNHHATPRSARHGHKWYEFDMSWGIIRVWEMMGLITDVQRPTKASVAGK; the protein is encoded by the coding sequence ATGTCGACATCCGAAGCCCCCGCTCCAACTGAAGCCGCGAAACGCGACAAGTTGGTTTTCGACGAATCCAACGATTTCGGGTCTGGCGCCGTCCCGACAGAAGCCATGGCCGTCGGCGAATCTGGCATCGATCCGCAGCGATTGCCTCGCCCGGAAGAAACCCAGCCACTTCGAATCATGTGGCAATACGTGATCGTGCTGTCCCTGGTCCATTTGGTCGCTTTGGCGGCTTTCGTTCCAGCTTGGTTTTCGTACCTGTTCACTTGGTCGGGCCTCATCGCCGGGATCGCCGGCCATTTTATCTTTGGCATGTTCGGCATCACGATCGGCTATCACCGATTGCTGACCCACCGCGGCTTCAAATGCCCGAAGTGGATGGAACACACGCTCGCGATTCTGGGCATGTGCAACCTGCAAGACAGCCCCGCACGCTGGGTTGCGATTCACCGGATGCATCACCAACACAGTGATCACCAGCCCGACCCGCACTCGCCACTGGTCAACTTCCTTTGGGGACACATGGGCTGGGTCGTTTGCCGACACAAAGATCTCGACAAGACCAGCCATTACGAACGCTATGTTCGCGATTTGCTGAGAGACCGCTTTTACCTCAAACTCGAACGCAAGGACGGATGGTTCTTTGTCTTCGTCTTCCACGCAATCGTCATTTCGTTGATCGGCGGAGTGGTCGGATACGCGGTCAGCGGTGGCGATTGGGCCGTGTCCTACCGCTATTTGCTGTCTTGGACGGTGTGGGCAGTCGCGATGCGAACCGTTTTCGTCCTGCACGGGACATGGTCAGTGAACTCGCTCAGCCATGTGTTCGGGTATCGCAATTACGAAACGCGAGATCACAGCACCAACAATTGGCTGGTTGCATTGATTAGTCACGGCGAAGGTTGGCACAACAATCACCACGCGACTCCACGTTCGGCTCGCCACGGTCACAAGTGGTACGAGTTCGATATGTCCTGGGGCATCATCCGCGTTTGGGAGATGATGGGACTGATCACCGACGTCCAACGCCCCACCAAAGCCAGCGTCGCTGGGAAGTAG
- a CDS encoding small basic protein → MTMDRSLKVQAGAIKSRNVLTRAERVERMKDLDKFNEESSIIGMPKTRVLKVSLKKKKKVKKADEADDKKKK, encoded by the coding sequence ATGACCATGGATCGCAGCCTCAAGGTGCAAGCCGGGGCCATTAAGAGTCGCAACGTCCTGACGCGTGCTGAACGTGTCGAGCGTATGAAGGATCTCGACAAATTCAACGAAGAGTCGAGCATCATTGGCATGCCGAAGACGCGTGTACTCAAAGTCTCGCTGAAGAAAAAGAAGAAGGTCAAAAAGGCCGACGAAGCCGACGACAAGAAAAAGAAGTAG